From one bacterium genomic stretch:
- the recR gene encoding recombination mediator RecR, with protein sequence MLTPIERLTQELAKLPGIGHKTALRLVLHILRQPSHYAQSLSQALADVSAKVRFCEECFHFTDEPLCPICRDKKRDHHLLCVVEDSSDLMAVERTHSFKGVYHVLHGSLSPIDGIGPNELRIQELMARLQKQEVHEIILATNPNISGDATALYISKLLKPMGLKMTRLANGIPVGGHIEYIDQMTLSRAFESRVEC encoded by the coding sequence ATGTTAACACCTATCGAACGTCTCACGCAGGAATTAGCCAAGCTGCCCGGTATTGGGCACAAAACGGCTTTGCGTTTGGTGCTGCATATTTTGCGTCAGCCGTCCCATTATGCGCAAAGCCTTTCGCAAGCACTTGCCGATGTGTCGGCTAAAGTGCGTTTTTGCGAAGAGTGTTTTCATTTTACCGATGAACCTTTATGCCCCATTTGCCGCGATAAAAAGCGTGATCATCATTTGTTATGTGTAGTGGAAGATTCATCCGACTTGATGGCGGTGGAACGCACCCATAGTTTTAAAGGGGTGTATCATGTGCTCCATGGTTCTCTTTCGCCTATTGATGGTATTGGCCCCAATGAGCTTCGCATCCAAGAACTGATGGCGCGCTTACAAAAACAAGAGGTGCATGAAATTATTTTAGCTACAAATCCCAATATTTCGGGCGATGCTACAGCACTCTACATTTCCAAATTACTCAAGCCTATGGGACTTAAAATGACCAGGCTTGCAAACGGTATCCCCGTGGGTGGGCATATTGAATATATCGACCAAATGACCCTTTCACGTGCTTTTGAGTCGCGGGTAGAATGTTAA
- a CDS encoding YbaB/EbfC family nucleoid-associated protein yields MNMNQILKQAQDLQKKLKKQQDELASKEFEASSGGGMVTARVTGKGDLLSVKLDPEVVSKDDIDMLQDLIVAAVNEALKKVGEAQQDGMAGMMGASGLKIPGMF; encoded by the coding sequence ATGAACATGAATCAAATTTTAAAACAGGCTCAAGATTTACAAAAAAAATTAAAAAAGCAGCAAGATGAACTGGCTTCTAAAGAATTTGAAGCGTCTTCGGGTGGGGGTATGGTTACCGCCCGTGTAACGGGCAAGGGCGATTTGTTATCGGTAAAACTTGACCCCGAAGTGGTGAGTAAAGACGATATTGATATGCTGCAAGATTTAATTGTGGCCGCCGTAAACGAAGCTCTTAAAAAAGTGGGCGAGGCCCAGCAAGATGGTATGGCCGGGATGATGGGGGCTAGTGGCCTCAAAATACCGGGGATGTTTTAA
- a CDS encoding YajQ family cyclic di-GMP-binding protein has protein sequence MPSFDISSEVNLQEIDNAVNQTVKEILARYDFKGSKSTIEFDKTKKIIKYLAEDDYKMGAIYDMLQSKVHKRGISLKSLKKGDITDAGGQMKRCEITLVMGIETEKAKEITKIIKESKLKVQAQIQDEKVRVTGKKRDDLQDVMALLRGKEFDIPLQFGNFRD, from the coding sequence ATGCCTAGCTTTGACATTAGTTCGGAAGTGAATTTGCAGGAAATTGATAACGCCGTTAATCAAACCGTGAAAGAAATTTTAGCACGTTACGATTTTAAGGGTTCCAAAAGCACTATTGAGTTTGATAAAACCAAAAAGATCATCAAGTATTTGGCCGAAGATGATTACAAAATGGGGGCTATTTACGATATGCTTCAGAGTAAGGTGCACAAGCGCGGCATTTCACTCAAATCGCTTAAAAAAGGGGATATCACCGATGCCGGTGGGCAAATGAAGCGTTGCGAAATTACGCTTGTTATGGGTATTGAAACCGAAAAGGCTAAGGAAATTACCAAAATTATCAAGGAGTCTAAGCTAAAAGTGCAGGCGCAAATTCAGGACGAAAAAGTGCGCGTAACGGGTAAAAAACGGGATGATTTACAGGATGTGATGGCACTCTTACGCGGTAAGGAATTTGATATACCGCTGCAGTTTGGAAACTTTAGAGATTAG